Genomic window (Alligator mississippiensis isolate rAllMis1 chromosome 4, rAllMis1, whole genome shotgun sequence):
agcaactgcaggcaagaggaaaaggggctttctgctacagcggCAGGGTAAGCAAGAAAGATCGTggcgtgtacaaatgccctaagatACAAAACAGAGACAATTCCAGGGAGTCCTCAGAaatgtgcagggcctgcctgaaGTACAAACCCTTTGGTTATTGCCAAGTCCCTGGTACCTCacttactgctgctgcttttctggccACTGTGCTCTGAACTATGGCGTTAGCACTGACTTTCCCTATTTCCCTCAGTTGCTGTCCCTTGTGACTACAATGATGACAGGATTGTGGGAGGCAACGCCTGTCAGAAGGGCTCTGTCCCTTACCAAGTGTTCTTGAATTCTGGGAACTTCTGCGGAGGTGTTCTCATCACCGAACAGTGGGTTATGTCGGCTGCTCAGTGCTACAATTCGTGAGTGATGAAGATCACATTCTATCCAGCCCCTTGCACCTGTAGGTGAGAATAGCTGGAACTCACAAGTTAAAGTTGAACctggccaggacctggggccagAGTAACAGAGAATGCCACTGTGGCAGGATGTAATGAGGGTGATGCAGAAGAGGACAGTGCCCTGTATCCCCACTCCACTTTCCCTTCCGGGGTCCCAGCACTGTGCCAGCTAGCTGCTTTTCTCCATTCCCAGCCACTGCAGGTCCCAAGATGTTGTTCTTTGCACTTGCATCCACTGTCCCCCAACACAGGTCAGTTTGAAATTGTTATGTTCCCTCCCCCTTTGGTTCCCCCAAGATTTCCACTTGGTTTCATTCTCAATCCCTCCATTTCCCAACCTAACCTGTTAAGACTCATTCCTGTGTCTGTCTGCACACCTACCCCAGATTTCCCCAGACGTGGTTGTGTTCCTCTGAGGCAAGTAAGCTGGTCCCTTTATCTATGCAGATACATGCTTGCACACAAGCACATGCAAACTCCATACAGAAAGGCCACGTCTGCACTCCAGTATTCAGGGTCACTCGTAATAGTGCTTCATTCTGGCTAAGGTCCCATGTTTCAAAGAATGGCTTTCAGGTGAGAGTTGCCAACAAAATCTGGTCTCTCATTCCTCCTCCCCAAGCCTTAAGGAACAAGGAGCAAATCACCATTCCTTGGGGTATTAAAGGCCCAGTGAGCTTAGCCAGCTACATGTACCACAAAAGATGCTGAGTGGACTCTggagaggggaaggcagcagtggcaggttaGGGATTTTTCAGCACCCTCATTATGCAGGACACATCACCAGAAAATgaggcagcactgagcttcccttcACAATCCTCAGGCTAGAATCAAGCTAGGAGACCCCATCAGATCTATTTCCTTAGAGCTCAGCAGTGGAGTCCAAATGTCTGTACTCCCCCACGTGCAAACTCCATGGCACTGCCTATGAAACATCCCCACCGTTTTATCTGTGGTTAACTGCTGCTCTGTTGCACTGTTGATTTTGCAGCCAAATCCAGGTAAGGCTGGGGGAGCATGACATCAGCGTGCAGGAACAgactgagcagatcatcaatgCTGAAAAAATCATTCGACATGACCAATACAACTCGGAGAGCTCAGACAACAACATCATGCTGATCAAACTGGCATCCCCAGCCAGACTGAACAATTTTGTTGCGACCATCCCGCTGCCCACAGGCTGTCCAGAAGATGGGATCTCATGCTTAATTTCCGGGTGGGGAAACACCCTTAGCAGTGGCTGTGAGTATGAGTGTACTTTCCACATAACACACAGTTCCTTCCCATTATTCTGGCATGGGACAACCATACATATCAGTCCCACCTGGTAGCATCCACATTATGCTAAGACTGGCCTGCCCGTACAATCCTTGTGTTGAAGCCTCTCAGTCCTGCCTTgaaataaatcatgtttccccTGATGCAATCATAGAAGTGTGTGAGGATCCCAAAGACAGGCCAACAGCTCTCACTTCCCTCTGTGTTGTTGGATTCTCCAGGCCAGATGTCTACCCATTTTACACTAATGGGACTTCTGAATCACTACGATGATGGCTACTCTTCTCCCCTCTTTCCTGGTAGCCAACTACCCTGATCTTCTCCACTGCCTGTGGGCTCCAATCCTGCCTGACATCCAGTGCAACAGTATTTACCCAGGGCAAATCACCAGCAATATGATGTGCATAGGATTCATGGAAGGTGGCAAAGACTCCTGCCAGGTAAGAGTCTCTTTTTCACTCTCTGCACTGAGGGGAAAAAGCTGCTTCAGCCCCTCAGTTTCCACTGATTGTGCCAGGTATCTCAGGATTCAGGACTGAATGCAAGCCATCCCATCTGTGGGATACCATTTCCAATCCATGACGAATAGCATTGAGAGAGCAGAGACTGAGGTGTAAGGAGTTTTGAGTACTACATCCAGGTGTTCAGTCCTCCCCAGTCTCAGATCAGCAGGAATTAGATATACAGGACTTTTCAGGCTAATTTGTAAATCTAGTCACTTACAgtgtggggagagaaaggggtgtAGGGGCAGTCATCTGAAAGAGGAAGTGTCTTTTACCTCACCCTCTTTCCAACTCAGACATGGTGGAGCCTGCAGACTCCTTGCCCGGTGCTCTCAGGATGTTCctagagctgggtggggaagcttccTGGCTTAGATTCATAGTACAGCTGCCTGAGTCAGCATGTGCCTGTAACCCCTCAAGTCTCTACTGCACAGGGTGATACTGGTGGCCCAGCCATGTGCAATGGGGAGCTCCAAGGGATCGTGTCCTGGGGGATGGGCTGTGCTCAGAAGGGTTACCCAGGTGTCTACACCAAGATCTGCAAATATGTTACCTGGATTGAGGACACCATCGCCAATAACTGAATCGTCCTTCTCCCTTTGGTTTTCTTGGACTACTTCCCTTCTTCCTCACCTATTCGCCTTTGTAAAGTGAACAATGCAAATAAAAGTATCCTTAACAGTTATACATTCTGCTGGTGTAATTGGCTAAAGAGGCCTGAACATATATAGAagactccctgcatgcccctcttTCCGCCAAAAACCTCCTTCAAACACCGATTCCCATATCTTCCTACGGGCAGGACACTATGTAGCCCTTCTCTCACCTCTTCATTCGTGTTAGGGGTTCTAGGAACCAAACCCTATTTCATCTTTATGAAACTACACACTGCTTTGTAGCCATTTTGGTAGCTTTGAAGAAGATAGATTCTATTTCTGTTTGGCATAAAATAGGAGCATCTGGGTTTGCAATTgcctgaaaggcagcagggactaGGATTCACTGAGGTTTTAGCCAATGGTTCAAGCGGTTGCATTAGCAGCAAAAGACCCATGCTGAAACAGCATTCCCCAGCTATAGCTCGGGCATCATCCAGGACACCTGCCTTCCTGAACAGTGCCATCCTAGAATTAGCTCCTCTAAGGAGTTTCTCCCAAacttccacttccatgccacatCTGAGACCAGAGCATTGCAGACCTCAGCATAGGTCATGGTGAGTACTGATCCCAGAATGACCTTTTGCCAGTTTTCTCTTATAGCACTGCCACCCCCTTATAAGCTTTTGGAAGTGAGGGCCAGTGCACACAGGAACAGACTCAGATGACCTTTACATTCAACCATTTTACCTCATTACAGTTAAAACTAAACCAGGCTCAGCAGTAGCAATATTGAATACAATAAAACTCAAAGGAGTGTGTTTTACAAGGCCAGGCATTACAAGTTAGTAAAGCATAGTTGCCATTGAGACAATCAAGATTAAGATAACCAAGGGAGTACTATATCCTCTTTCTATCAAGAACCTATGCAACTACAGTCAGCTTCCTGAACATTTGCATAAATCTAAAATGGGAGAAAGGGCAAAAAGGTGCAGTTACATGGCTATAGAAGTGCCACTTAGGTGTCTAAGGTTGAAATAGGTTTTAGCACAATGTGACTATGTTTGACCATCAGCAGATGCTCAGAAGTGACCCAGAACAGCTGGTATGACAGCTCGGTTTGATTGTATTCCATCATGAAAAGGCATAaatcaatagatagatagatagatagatagatagatagatagatagatagatagatagatagatagatagatagatagatagatagataaaaataTGGGTAGTTCCTTAATCCTTAGTCATAAAAAACCCTTCACAGTAACTACTAGACACTGTGCAGGTTTTGCAAGGGTCCTCAAGTGATGGTAGATCCTAGATAATGTTTCTGGGTCTCATTGGAACATATTCAGCAAAGCAAATCTAGTCACCTACAGAACTTGCAAGCAAACTGtggaagtacgggttggatgaatggactgaaaGGTGGATACAAAGCTGACCAGATtgtgggtagtaatcaatgagtCAAtggctagctggcagccagtatcaagtggagtactccagggatcagtcctgggtcAAATCCTGGGtcaagttttgttcaatatcttcattaacgatttggAAGATGGgttggagtgcaccctcagcaagtttgcagatgacaccaagctggggggaatagtagatatgctggaaggtagaggtaggattcagagtgatctagacaaactggatgattgggccaaaaaaaatctcatgaggttcaacaagaacaagtgctaagtcctgcacttaggacagaagagtACCATGCagtgctacagcctggggactgactggctggcatcagctctgcataaaaggacctgagggttatagTAGACAATAAGTTGGATGTAAGTCAACAGTGTGCATTTGTTGccaaaaggctaacagcatacgtTGCCAGCAGAGCGAGGGAAGTATTTATTTCTCactattctgcattggtgaggccacatctggagtactgtgtccagttttaggcccccccactacagaagagatgtggacaagttggagaaattccagcagagagcaacagaaatggtttggagggctgggccacatgacttataagaaaaggctgagggaactgggtttatttagtctgcaaaagagaagactgagggggtatttgatagtagcctttaactacctgaaggtggttccaaagaggatggagctaaactgttctcagtggtgacagatgacagaacaaggaaaaatggttttgagttgcagcaagggaggtttaggttggctattaggagaaactttctcactaggaggatggcgaagcgctggaacaggttacttagatgGGTGGTGGAacatccatccttggaggtttttaaggcttgacaaagccctggctggaatggtctagttgggggtggtctaCCTTTGAGcagcggttggactagatgacttcctgaggtcccttccaacccttattttctatgat
Coding sequences:
- the LOC102568788 gene encoding trypsin-like, which codes for MSGDKQKLGARQVAVPCDYNDDRIVGGNACQKGSVPYQVFLNSGNFCGGVLITEQWVMSAAQCYNSQIQVRLGEHDISVQEQTEQIINAEKIIRHDQYNSESSDNNIMLIKLASPARLNNFVATIPLPTGCPEDGISCLISGWGNTLSSGSNYPDLLHCLWAPILPDIQCNSIYPGQITSNMMCIGFMEGGKDSCQGDTGGPAMCNGELQGIVSWGMGCAQKGYPGVYTKICKYVTWIEDTIANN